Within Dysosmobacter sp. Marseille-Q4140, the genomic segment ACTTCTCTGACAGAAAAAGGACCGCCCGTCCGGGCGGTCCTTTTCGGAGAAATCGACTTAGAAGCACTTGCGATAGATGGCCTCTTCGCTCTCGAGGTCGAAGGGATAGTAGGCGTTGGTCATGAGGCGCTGCTGGTTGGCCTCCACAGACTGGGGGAAGGCCTTGAAGTCGGCCTCGGTGAAGCCGCAGTCGCGCAGGGGACGCAGGGGCAGGATGCGCTGGAGCAGGGCATTCATCTCAGGGATGGCATCCTCCGCCTTGCAGCCCAGGATCTTGGCCACCAGCTCCTTGAACTTCATGATCTCGCCGGTGGGGTTCTTCTCGTCATAGTAGTCCATGATGGCGCCGAAGAGCATATAGTTGCTCTCGCCGTGGGGCACGTGATAGGTGCCGCCCAAGGGGAAGCTCATGCCGTGGACAGGGCCGCAGCCGGCCTTCAGGAAGGCGATGCCGGCGTAGAAGGAGGCGGTCACGAACTCCAGCATATAGTCGAACCGGGCGTCGGGACCCTTCTCGTCGATCAGCTTGAACCCCTTGAGGATCATGTCCATGGCCTTCTCGCTGAAGAGCTCGGAGGTGATGGTCTTGCGGTGGGGGCTCAGGAAGGACTCAGTGGCGTGGACCAGAGCGTCGATGGCGGAGCAGGCGAAGGGCTTGTAGGGCAGGGTCCGCAGCAGGTCGGGGATCAGGCACACCTTGTTGGGGATGATGTCGTCGGAGACCAGGCCCAGCTTGGTCTCGCCGCCGGTCAGCACGCCGTCCTTCTCGTCCTTGACGATGGCCACAGAGATGTTGGTGCACTCACTGCCGGTGCCGCAGGTGGTGGGGATGGCGATGACGTCCTTCTCATGGATCACGGGGAAGCGCTTGAAGTACAGGTTGTGGACCGTGTCGGGGCGCTTGCAGCCCAGCAGCTTGCACAGGTCCATGATGGCGCCGCCGCCCACGGCGATGACGCGGTCATAGCTGTCGTAGGGGATGGCGTCGTACATGATCTGGATCATTTCCTCGCTGGGCTCGCCGGCGCCGAACTTCTCCTGGAACACGTAGTTGCACTTCAGCCCCAGGTCCTTCATGAAGGGGGTGTAGATGAACTCGTTGGTCAGCACCACGTCCCGCTCGTTCAGATCGAACTCCTTGGCCATGTCGGCGAAGGTCTGGAACTTGTACACGGTGGGCGCGAAGATGATCTCTCTCTTATCGGCCATCAGGGCAGCGGAAAAAGCATCCATATCTGGTTCTCCTTTTCAAAATTTTTAAATAATGGCGATACAGGCAGGGTCCCTGATCGGGACCCTGCCGGATATCCGATTTACTTGCGGGCGACGGCCTTCTTCACGGCCGCCACGATGTTGGCGGCGCGCAGGCCGTACTCGTCCATCAGGAAGTCCTGGGGACCCACCTGACCGAACTGGTCCTGGACGCCCACGAACTCCTGGATGGTGGGGGCGTTCTTGGCCAGGCAGTTGGCCACCACGCTGCCCAGACCGCAGGTGACGTTGTGGTTCTCAGCGGTGACGATGGCGCCGGTCTCCTTGGCGGCCTTGACCACCAGCTCCTCGTCCAGCGGCTTCCAGGTGAACATGTCGATGACACGGACGGAGATGCCCTCCGCAGCCAGGGCCTCGTAGGCCTTCAGGCTCTCGTCCACCATGATGCCGGAGGTAATGATGGTGGCGACATCCTTGTCGGACTCGTGCAGCACCACGCCCTTGCCGATCTCGAACTCAGAGCCCTCGCCGTACACCTGGATGATGCCCTTGCGGACGAAGCGGGTGTAGCTGACGCCCTCCACGTTCACCAGCTGACGGGTGATGCTGGCCAGCTGGTCATAGTCGGCGGGATCCAGCACGGTGGTCTCGGGGATGGACAGGTACATGGCCGCGTCCTCCAGCGGCATATGGGTGCCGCCGTTGAAGGCGGCGGTGACGCCGGCGTCGGAGCCCAGCACCCGGACGCTCAGCCCGGCGTAGGCGGCGGACATGTAGATCTGGTCATAGCAGCGGCGGGAGGAGAAGGTGCCGAAGGAGTGGAAGAACACCTTCTTGCCGGTGGCGGCCAGGCCGGCGGCCACGCCGGCGGCGTTGCCCTCGGCGATGCCGGCCTCAAAGGCCCGGTCGGGGTAGTTCTTGCGCAGCATCTTGGTGTTGATGCAGCCCATCAGGTCGCAGTCCACGTAGCAGATGGACTTGTCCTCCGCCATCATCTCGTTCAGCGTCAGAGCGAGACCGTCCCGGCAGGCCCGGGAATCTTTCTTGTGCTCACCAATCAGTTTCACGTTCATGATCTCACCCTCCTCTTAAGCGTTCTTGGCGTCTTCATACGCCTTCTCAGCGGCGGCCAGCGCCTCGGCCCACTGCTCTTCGTTGGGCTGAGAGGAGTGGTCGTGCTTGGGCTCGGCGAAGGTGGCGCCCTTGCCCTTGCAGGTGTCCAGCACGATGCAGCTGGGAACGCCCTTGGTGGCGTAGGCCTTCTGGATGGCGTCGTAGATGGCGGTCACGTCATGGCCGTCGATCTCCTGGGTGAACAGGCCGAAGGAGGCGGCCTTCTTGGCGATGTCGCCGTGGGCCAGGATGTCGTCGGTGGGGCCGTCCAGCTGATAGCCGTTGTTATCGATGAAGTAGATGATGTTGTCCAGCTTGTGGGCATAGGCGAAGTGGAAGGCCTCCCAGACCTGTCCCTCGTCCGCCTCACCGTCGCCGATGACGCAGAAGACGTGGTTGTTGCGGCCGTCAATCTTATTGCCCAGCGCCGCGCCGGTGGCGGTGGAGGCGCCCTGGCCCAGAGAGCCGGTGGTCAGATCCACGCCCGGGGTCAGCTTGCGGTCGGTGTGGCTGGGGAACTTGGTGTGAGGATGGTTCAGGGTATAGGCCTCTTCCATCGGGTAATAACCCATGAGGCCGAAGGTGGCGTAGGCCACGGGGCCGGCGTGGCCCTTGCTGAGCACCAGCCAGTCGCGGTCCTCCCACCGGGGATTCTTGGGATCAAATTTCATGACCTCTCCGTACAGGACGGCCATCAGGTCGGCCAGGTCCATGGAACCGCCCACGTGGCCGAATCCACGGGAGTGGATGACCTTCAGCGTTTCCAGCCGGATCTGCGCCGCCAGAACCTTGCAGTTTTTCTCGTTCATCAGGTGTTTCTTCCTTTCCTTTTCATTTTTGAGCACCGGGCCGCCGCAGGCGGCACGGCGCCAGTTTCACATCGGAAAAGACCTCCCTCCCGCGGAGGGGGGCGCCTGGGGAAAGAACAGGTCCGGCAAAGCGTGTACGTTCACACAAAGATGTAACTATCCACTCTCAATATCCAAAACCGCATTTTCTGCCCTTGTGCGGCGAAAGCGGAAACGGAGCCGGGCAAGGCACGGGCGCGGTCCAAAGGGCGCACCTGTCCTACCTTGTATTCTACAGCAGCTTGAGGGGCCGCGTCAATGACAATTTACTTTTTAACGATCTATTTTCCCAACGGTCCCAGACGATTGAGGGCGAAAGAAAGGGGCCGGCGCCACAGGCAGGAAGGCTTCTTTGACCAAAAGCGGAAACGTTTGCGATTTTTTCGGCATTTTTTTATGAGAATCAGGATTTTTCTGAGAAACTGACGCTGTTGAAACAAAAAGAAAGATCTGTCCTATTGGTTGCGAAAATGGCACAAAAATACCAAAAAGATATTGACATTGACAATGTAATCGTATATTCTGTGGGTAGGCGGCCACAGGGGGACGCCCCCTGTGGCCGCCGCTTCCAGGCAATCGGAAACGTTTGCGACATGGGAGACCTCCCGAGGCGCCCTCTGCGGCTCATGGAAGAAGGACGATGCCCTATGAAAAACGTAACGCTGAAGGATGTGGCAAAAGCAGCAGGCGTGTCCTACGCCACTGTGTCCCGGGCCCTCTCCGGCAGTCCCCAGATCAGCGGTGCCACCCGGGAGCGGATCATCAAGCTGTGCGACGAGATGGGCTACACCACCAACTATGTGGCCCGGTCCATGGTGATGAAGAAAACGGATCTGATCGGCCTGGTGGTGCCGGCCATTGACAATGAGTTCATGTCCCAGCTGGCATATTACGCGGAGATGAGCGCCCGGGCCCACGGATACAATATCATGCTGTGCAATTCGGGCCCGGACCTGCGGCAGGAAAAGACCGTGGTGAAGCTGCTGCTGGGCCGCCAGGTGGATGGTATCCTGATCGTGCCCCAGAGCCCCAAGACCTACGAAAACATCCAGGCCTACACCAGCCAGGTGCCCACGGTGTTTTTAGGGGAGAACCTGCGGGATCAGCCCCAGAGCTATGTGGCCGCGGACAACAGCTGGGGCACCTACATCGGTACTCGCTACCTCTGGGAACTGGGCCACCGGGACATTCTGTACTTCGGCCGCCGCCATTCCACCACCCACCAGCTGCGGGCGGAGGGGTACATGCGGGCCTGCCAGGAGCTGGGCCTCAGGCAGAGGTTTTTCAACAGCGAGTATTCCCGCTCCTCCATTGAAAACGGATACCAGATGGCCAAGGAACTGTTCTCTCAACCCATCGACTATACCGCCATTTTTGCCTCCACGGATTCCAACGCTCTGGGCATCCTGAAGGCCGCGGACGAGCTGCATATTGCCATTCCCGACCGGCTGAGCCTGATCGGCTTTGACGACATTCCCTCCACGGCGCTGCCCCGGATCGAACTGACCACCATTGAGCAGCCCAAGCGGGCCATGGCGGTCCAGGCGGTGGAGATGCTGCGGGACCGGATCGAAAACGGGACCCAGGGCTACGCCCACCAGATCCTCATGCCGGCTCTGGTGAAACGAGAGACCTGCGCCGGCCTGCGCTGAGGCGCCGGACGGTTCGATCCAGCAAATACTGATAGAAAGAGGCTATGTTATGAACGGATACCTGTACGACCCGCACACCCATACGGCGGAGACCAGCAAGTGCGGGCACCTGCCCGCGGCCGATGTGGTGGACCGCTATGTGCGCAACGGCTTCTCCGGCCTGGTGGTCACGGACCACCTGCATCCGGAGTACCTGTCCCGCATCGACACGGACCACAACTGGGACCATGTGATGGATCACTACCTCTCCGGCTACCATGCCTCCAAGGCCCGGGGCGACGAGGTGGGACTGGACGTGATCCTGGGCGCGGAACTGCGGTTCCCGGAAAACGATAACGACTACCTGGTCTACGGCATCGACGAGCAGTGGCTGCGTTCCAACCCTTATATGTGCTGCATGAGCGCGCAGGAGTTCTACGACAAGTTCCATGACCAGGTGCTCATCATCCACGCCCACCCCTTCCGCAAGGGCAGCGCTCCGGTTCAGGAGACCGCCGTCCACGGGGCGGAGATCATCAACGGCAACCCCCGCCACGAAAACAACAACGACAAGGCTCTGGAATTGTGCCTGCGGCATCCGGAGTATTACCGTCTGGCCGGGTCTGACACCCACCGGGACAAGGACGAGGCCCGGGCCGGCGTGATCCTGCCGGAGCGCGTCAAGGATTCCTACGCATACAAGGCCATCATCGAGAGCGGCCGGTTCCACCTGTGGAGCCCGGAGTTCCAGTCCTTCGTGGATGCGGATGAGAAGATCAGAGAGGAGAGCGGGAAATGAGCCGGTACGATTCCCTCATCATCGGTGAGGTGGCCCGGGACACCAACGTGGACTATGACGGCACCACCGTCAAGGCCATCGGCGGCGCCGTGTACTACTCCGGCTATGCCGCCGCCAACATCGGCCACAAGATCGCCGTGCTGCCCAAGGCGGACCCGGAGGTGGACCTGAAGGAGGCCTTTGCCAAGGCGCCCAACGCCACGGTCTATCCTCTGGTCAGCGAGACCTCCTTTGTCACCAAGAACGTCTACCACACCGCCGACCGGGAGCGCCGCACCTCCACCGTGGACAGCGTCATCACCCCTTACCGCACCGACGAGGTGCCCCAGATCGACGCCGCCATCTGGCATCTGGCGGGCCTGGTGGGTGGGGACATCCCCAACGAGATGATCCCCTTCGCCGCCCAGCACGCCATGGTGGCCATCGATGTCCAGTGCATGCTGCGCTGGGTGGAAAACGGCGGCATGGTCTACCACGACTGGGCCGAGAAGAAGGAGATGCTTCCCTACGTCCGCTTCCTCAAGACCGACGCCGCCGAGGCGGAGATCCTGACGGGCCTGACCGACCGGGCCGAGGCCGCCAAGGTCCTCTACGGTTGGGGTGCCAAGGAGGTCCTCATCACCCACAACACCGAGGTTCTGGTCTACGACGGCAAGGAGATCTACACCTGCCCCATCAAGGCCCGGAACCTCTCCGGCCGCACCGGCCGGGGCGACACCACCTTCGCCGGGTACATCAACGAGCGGCTGACTGCCGACATCCCCACCGCACTCCGCACCGCCACGGCCCTGGTCTCTTTGAAGATGGAGACTCCGGGCCCCTTCCAGGGCACCCGGGCCGACGTGGAGGCCTACATGAAAGAATTCTTCTGAGTCTGCTCAAGATACCGGACGCACAGATAAACAGCCCGGCTCCCCAGAGGGAGCCGGGCTGCTTTCGTTATTTGCGGAAAAGGGGCGGATGGAGCACATCCCCGGTGTGCTCCGTCCTTTGGGCTCCGCTTATGACACGGCGGCCGCCGTCAGCGCGGCGCTGGGCGCGGCGGGGGCCAGGAACGTCTGGCGGACGGCGGTCAGATCCAGGGTGTAGACGCTGTCGTAGGGGGTGTACCGAACCAGCAGATACGCGCCGTTGACCCCGGCGGGCCGCAGTTCCACGGAGCGGACGGCCGACCAGGCCGCCCTGGCCGAGCCGAACTGCTCCACCGGCAGGCAGGCCGCCAGGACCTCCGGGTCCGCCCAGCAGTCGCGCCAGGTTTCGCCGCCGTCCTCCGTTTGCAGCAGCGTCCAGGGCGCGTCTCCGCCGCCGCCCAGCAGGACGGCGCCCTCCGCGCTGTACGCCCACAGTGCCCGGACGCTGACGGAGAGCGGGCTGCCCGCCTCCGTCCAGGTCCTGCCGCCGTCGGCGGTGCGGAGCAGCCGGGCGCCGCTGACGGCCCAGCCGCCCGTCTCGCTGAAGAAGGAGCTGGCATCGGCCCCCTCCGGCAGGGCGTCCGCCTCCGGGGCGAAGGGGGCGTCGAGGGTGTCTGTCAGGACCCCGGCGGCCTCCAGCAGGTTCCCGTAGGCCCAGTGGCCGGCGGTCAGATCGGACCAGGGGCTCATACCCAGGCCCACCGGGCTCTGGGCCGCATCCCGGCCCAGCATCCGGTTGACGGCGGTCACCGCCTGGGCCCGGGTCACCGGAGCCTCCGGTCGGAACAGGCCGTCGGACCCGCCCTGCATCCAGCCCAGGACCGTGGCGCTGTGGATGTACCCGGCGGCCCAGTGGTCCGCCGGTACGTCGGCAAAGGGCTCCGTGTCACCGTAGAGGCCCACCGGCGGGGCGAACTGGCAGCGGTGCAGCAGCACCGCCAGCTGGGCCCGGGTCACCGGGGCCTCCGGATGAAAGGCGCCGTCGGCGTAGCCGGTGAACATGCCGTAGCTGGCCAGATAGCTGGCCGCCTGGCACTGGGCCTCGTCCGGGATGTCGCAGAAGGGGCCCTGGTAGCGGCTGCGCTGGTTGTCCGCCTCCAGCAGGGCATAGAGTATCTCCGCCAGCTCTCCCCGGGTCAGGGGATCGTCCGGCCGCACCAGGCCGTCCTCCGCCGTGAGGTAGGCCAGGTGCCGTTCCGTGCGCAGCACCGGCAGGTCGTCGGGCTTGGCGGGCCGCAGATACCTGCGCAGCTGCTCCACCGACAGGGCCTCCGCCGCCCGGACGAAGTCTTCCAGGGTTTCCGGGCCGCAGTTTACCCCGCCGCCGGGGGATCTCCACAAGAAGGCCCGGTCCGTCCCCATGGCCACGATGCGGTACGCCGGCTGGGTATAGGCTGGGGAAAAGACCGCGCAGCGTGGCGTGACCGTCACCAGCGTGCCGATGAGGCCGCCGTTTTCCCGGGAGGCCGTGTGATAGAAGGATACGGTGCCGGCGCCGGTCTCCGCGGTGACCTCGTCGTCAGAGAGGCCGGGGACCGTCAGGGTGAAGTCCGCGGTCTCCAGGCGGAAGGTCCCGGCGGCGGAGGCCGGGGCGGCCAGGGCGAACACCAGGCAGATGCTCAGCAGGAGGGACGATCGTCTCATGGCGGACAGCTCCTTTCGGAAAATGTGTGCCGGCGAAAGTGCCGCTTTATGATAACAACATTATAGCAGCGGGATTTCCCCGGGATAAACCACAAAGCAGCAACAATTCGATACAATTTGAAAACATTGGAAAAGCCGGAGGTCCTGTGGACCTCCGGCCGGGATGTGGGATGCGTCAGGCTGATGCGGGGATCTCCGCCGCCAGCTCCCGCAGGACCCTCTTTTGCAGGGGAACGGCGCACAGCAGGGTCAGCAGGTCCGACACGGCCTGGGTCATCTGGATGCCCAGGACCCCCAGGGTCAGGGAGAGGATGGCCACCAGGGGGATGAAGAAGATGCCCTGCCGGGCCATGGCGATGAAGGTGGCAGGGCCGGTGCGGCCGATGGTTTGGAGCATCATGTTGCTCATGACGATCCAGCCCTGGAAGCAGAAGGTGACGCACTGGAACCGCAGCGCCGCGGCGCCGCAGGCGATGACCTCCGGGTCGTCCCGGAACACCGCCACGATCTGGGGCGCGAAAGCAAATCCCAGGGCGCCCACGGCCATCAGAAAGACAGTGGAGCTGCGGAAGCAGAAGCGGAACCCCTCCAGCACCCGGTGGTAGAGCTTTGCCCCGTAGTTGAAGCCGCACACCGGTTGGAAGCCCTGACCGAAGCCGATCATGGCGGAGGCGCCGAAGTTCATGATCCGCTGGACCACGCCCATAGCGGCGATGACGGCGTCGCCATAGGGCCGGGCGGCCCAGTTGAGGCAGATGGTGGCTACGCTGGCCAGGCCCTGCCGGGCCAGGGAGGGCAGGCCGCCCTTTAGGATCATCAGGTAGTAGCTGGGTTTGAGCTGGACCCGGGAGATGTGGATGTGGAGGTTGCCGCCCCGGGTGCAGCCCACCAGCAGCAGGCAGAAGCTGACGAACTGGCTGAAAATGGTGGCCCAGGCGGCCCCGGCGATGCCCATGTCGAACACGAAGATCAGCAGAGGGTCCAGCCCGATGTTCAGTACGGCACCGCTGACGATGCCCACCATGCCGTACACGGCGCTGCCCTGAAAGCG encodes:
- a CDS encoding ribokinase, which produces MSRYDSLIIGEVARDTNVDYDGTTVKAIGGAVYYSGYAAANIGHKIAVLPKADPEVDLKEAFAKAPNATVYPLVSETSFVTKNVYHTADRERRTSTVDSVITPYRTDEVPQIDAAIWHLAGLVGGDIPNEMIPFAAQHAMVAIDVQCMLRWVENGGMVYHDWAEKKEMLPYVRFLKTDAAEAEILTGLTDRAEAAKVLYGWGAKEVLITHNTEVLVYDGKEIYTCPIKARNLSGRTGRGDTTFAGYINERLTADIPTALRTATALVSLKMETPGPFQGTRADVEAYMKEFF
- a CDS encoding PHP domain-containing protein, with protein sequence MNGYLYDPHTHTAETSKCGHLPAADVVDRYVRNGFSGLVVTDHLHPEYLSRIDTDHNWDHVMDHYLSGYHASKARGDEVGLDVILGAELRFPENDNDYLVYGIDEQWLRSNPYMCCMSAQEFYDKFHDQVLIIHAHPFRKGSAPVQETAVHGAEIINGNPRHENNNDKALELCLRHPEYYRLAGSDTHRDKDEARAGVILPERVKDSYAYKAIIESGRFHLWSPEFQSFVDADEKIREESGK
- a CDS encoding transketolase family protein gives rise to the protein MNVKLIGEHKKDSRACRDGLALTLNEMMAEDKSICYVDCDLMGCINTKMLRKNYPDRAFEAGIAEGNAAGVAAGLAATGKKVFFHSFGTFSSRRCYDQIYMSAAYAGLSVRVLGSDAGVTAAFNGGTHMPLEDAAMYLSIPETTVLDPADYDQLASITRQLVNVEGVSYTRFVRKGIIQVYGEGSEFEIGKGVVLHESDKDVATIITSGIMVDESLKAYEALAAEGISVRVIDMFTWKPLDEELVVKAAKETGAIVTAENHNVTCGLGSVVANCLAKNAPTIQEFVGVQDQFGQVGPQDFLMDEYGLRAANIVAAVKKAVARK
- a CDS encoding LacI family DNA-binding transcriptional regulator, producing the protein MKNVTLKDVAKAAGVSYATVSRALSGSPQISGATRERIIKLCDEMGYTTNYVARSMVMKKTDLIGLVVPAIDNEFMSQLAYYAEMSARAHGYNIMLCNSGPDLRQEKTVVKLLLGRQVDGILIVPQSPKTYENIQAYTSQVPTVFLGENLRDQPQSYVAADNSWGTYIGTRYLWELGHRDILYFGRRHSTTHQLRAEGYMRACQELGLRQRFFNSEYSRSSIENGYQMAKELFSQPIDYTAIFASTDSNALGILKAADELHIAIPDRLSLIGFDDIPSTALPRIELTTIEQPKRAMAVQAVEMLRDRIENGTQGYAHQILMPALVKRETCAGLR
- a CDS encoding MATE family efflux transporter — translated: MEDKQEQKFHHLTEDPVSSLICRLALPCIISMLVTAFYNMADTFFVGMLNSNPATGAVGVVFSLMAIIQAVGFFFGHGSGNFISRELGKQHTETASNMAATGFFAALATGLVICVLGQIFLTPLANFLGSTPTILPYARDYMRVILFGAPWMTASLVLNNQLRFQGSAVYGMVGIVSGAVLNIGLDPLLIFVFDMGIAGAAWATIFSQFVSFCLLLVGCTRGGNLHIHISRVQLKPSYYLMILKGGLPSLARQGLASVATICLNWAARPYGDAVIAAMGVVQRIMNFGASAMIGFGQGFQPVCGFNYGAKLYHRVLEGFRFCFRSSTVFLMAVGALGFAFAPQIVAVFRDDPEVIACGAAALRFQCVTFCFQGWIVMSNMMLQTIGRTGPATFIAMARQGIFFIPLVAILSLTLGVLGIQMTQAVSDLLTLLCAVPLQKRVLRELAAEIPASA
- a CDS encoding transketolase, giving the protein MNEKNCKVLAAQIRLETLKVIHSRGFGHVGGSMDLADLMAVLYGEVMKFDPKNPRWEDRDWLVLSKGHAGPVAYATFGLMGYYPMEEAYTLNHPHTKFPSHTDRKLTPGVDLTTGSLGQGASTATGAALGNKIDGRNNHVFCVIGDGEADEGQVWEAFHFAYAHKLDNIIYFIDNNGYQLDGPTDDILAHGDIAKKAASFGLFTQEIDGHDVTAIYDAIQKAYATKGVPSCIVLDTCKGKGATFAEPKHDHSSQPNEEQWAEALAAAEKAYEDAKNA
- a CDS encoding 4-hydroxybutyrate dehydrogenase, with the protein product MDAFSAALMADKREIIFAPTVYKFQTFADMAKEFDLNERDVVLTNEFIYTPFMKDLGLKCNYVFQEKFGAGEPSEEMIQIMYDAIPYDSYDRVIAVGGGAIMDLCKLLGCKRPDTVHNLYFKRFPVIHEKDVIAIPTTCGTGSECTNISVAIVKDEKDGVLTGGETKLGLVSDDIIPNKVCLIPDLLRTLPYKPFACSAIDALVHATESFLSPHRKTITSELFSEKAMDMILKGFKLIDEKGPDARFDYMLEFVTASFYAGIAFLKAGCGPVHGMSFPLGGTYHVPHGESNYMLFGAIMDYYDEKNPTGEIMKFKELVAKILGCKAEDAIPEMNALLQRILPLRPLRDCGFTEADFKAFPQSVEANQQRLMTNAYYPFDLESEEAIYRKCF
- a CDS encoding S-layer homology domain-containing protein translates to MRRSSLLLSICLVFALAAPASAAGTFRLETADFTLTVPGLSDDEVTAETGAGTVSFYHTASRENGGLIGTLVTVTPRCAVFSPAYTQPAYRIVAMGTDRAFLWRSPGGGVNCGPETLEDFVRAAEALSVEQLRRYLRPAKPDDLPVLRTERHLAYLTAEDGLVRPDDPLTRGELAEILYALLEADNQRSRYQGPFCDIPDEAQCQAASYLASYGMFTGYADGAFHPEAPVTRAQLAVLLHRCQFAPPVGLYGDTEPFADVPADHWAAGYIHSATVLGWMQGGSDGLFRPEAPVTRAQAVTAVNRMLGRDAAQSPVGLGMSPWSDLTAGHWAYGNLLEAAGVLTDTLDAPFAPEADALPEGADASSFFSETGGWAVSGARLLRTADGGRTWTEAGSPLSVSVRALWAYSAEGAVLLGGGGDAPWTLLQTEDGGETWRDCWADPEVLAACLPVEQFGSARAAWSAVRSVELRPAGVNGAYLLVRYTPYDSVYTLDLTAVRQTFLAPAAPSAALTAAAVS